Genomic segment of Juglans microcarpa x Juglans regia isolate MS1-56 chromosome 7S, Jm3101_v1.0, whole genome shotgun sequence:
AAAAATTACTGCAAAAggccttatttcttgtagtgtaattGCTATagtcttataaaataaaatgctcaATTTTATCACCAACTATGAATGAATAATTTATAAGCATGAAATTATGATTTATACCTTCTATCTATTAATCTCATTAATATCcataaatcataaattatataacttgTAAACTAAGTTAAAGCAATGCCCaatgttaatataatttttcaaaataaaaaatattatgtaaaataaaacaatatttcaaaatttcactCTGGTTGAATTATTATGACATTAATCTTGAATTAaccttaacaatattttataatataattattttattatcaagtcAGTGAGTAGAGCACACtatccacatcacttaaatgataatattttatttataagatttaaattttaaaatttatcctTTAAATCATATTATGTAACGTCAGTCGGTCGTATATGGTATAAGAGAATTAGAATTTcattaatcttcataatatgcCAATACaacttcaaatttggaaaagaaattctATGTATATTGATGAACAATTATGTATAAACAGctaaaaaacaattacaaaccttagaaagaaaataaaaatttaagcaATGCATGTGTGTACCCACAACCTAACTGTGGACCAAATCAACAAAAACACTATATCTCCGTACTTTTTCTACCAAAGATCCACACCATAGTCACATTCATTGGAAATGATCTTCGCGTTCGCCGTTAGCTTATCCACCGTTAAGTCACAGTCCACCTTACCGGTAATCGTCCACGTCTTAACGGACCCCACCTTGATCTTAACCGGCGCTCTTATTTTCAACTCTAACTGTATGTTACCTCGCGTCTGCGCCTCCACCAACGAGCTCTTCACCCTGCTCGATAACTCGATCCGGGTCCCTTTTAGCGCCGTCCGGAAGACCGTCACGTTGTTCGACGGCTGGTAAAATGCCGGCAATGCGCCGTTGCAAAGTTTAACGTCCGTATAGTAGATCTCGACGGAGCTGTCCTTCTGGTAGTGGATTCCGATCTTGTCGTTGGGGTTATCGGCTCTGACGGTAACATAGAGCTCAGGCGAGACCGTGAGGATCGAAGAAGACGATGTCGCCGTCGTCAGGTTGAGGCCCCTGATGGCGATTGCATTGACCGAGTAGTTCGGCGATTCGGGCTTGACGACGAGGTAGAAGATGCCTGCGGCGACGGCGACGAGGACCAGGACGATAGCAGTGAGTGCGAGGAACCAGCAAAGGCAGAGGCAGCAGGGTGGACGGCGGTTTCTGCTGCCAGCGAGGTTCTTGTAGCGGCGAGCGTTCTCGGGTGGAGGGACACGGTAGACCTGGTCCTTGGGGACGTGGATCACATAGGTTCCGGGCT
This window contains:
- the LOC121240694 gene encoding NDR1/HIN1-like protein 13, encoding MAERVHPHDSPPPAPAPDAEKPVPQPGTYVIHVPKDQVYRVPPPENARRYKNLAGSRNRRPPCCLCLCWFLALTAIVLVLVAVAAGIFYLVVKPESPNYSVNAIAIRGLNLTTATSSSSILTVSPELYVTVRADNPNDKIGIHYQKDSSVEIYYTDVKLCNGALPAFYQPSNNVTVFRTALKGTRIELSSRVKSSLVEAQTRGNIQLELKIRAPVKIKVGSVKTWTITGKVDCDLTVDKLTANAKIISNECDYGVDLW